In one Candidatus Nomurabacteria bacterium genomic region, the following are encoded:
- the tsaD gene encoding tRNA (adenosine(37)-N6)-threonylcarbamoyltransferase complex transferase subunit TsaD — MKILGIETSCDETAAAVVENGHILLSNVIQTQIDIHVQYGGVVPEVAARSHIEVVNPVINRALSDANCTWDDIDAIAVTYAPGLIGSLLVGTLAARTLAIIHDKPLYAIHHVEAHVYANFLTEQGRTPNHSPDELVPLAQSGATGATGGTITQTELTLPSKQPDFPILALIVSGGHTQLVMFRDHGDFELLGQTQDDAVGEAFDKVAKIIGLPYPGGPSIAKAALSGDPHKYSLPKAKLQNTYDFSFSGLKTALLRSVQHETGHDYTFPSHALHMLLDDAMRADFAASFQQIAVETLVDKTERAFNDHSPASVVIAGGVAANQELRRQLQERLPLKIEYAPMQVCTDNGAMIATLAYYYSQTMPAADPFDLEVIPSLSMSKTAWAN, encoded by the coding sequence GTGAAAATATTAGGCATAGAAACCAGTTGTGACGAAACTGCGGCGGCGGTAGTAGAAAATGGTCACATTTTACTAAGTAACGTCATTCAGACGCAGATTGATATACACGTACAGTACGGCGGGGTCGTGCCTGAAGTGGCGGCACGTAGCCACATAGAGGTCGTCAATCCTGTCATAAATCGGGCACTATCAGATGCAAACTGCACATGGGACGACATTGATGCTATAGCAGTCACCTATGCACCGGGTCTTATCGGCTCCCTACTCGTCGGCACACTTGCTGCACGAACGCTCGCTATCATCCACGACAAACCGTTGTATGCAATACATCATGTTGAGGCTCATGTTTACGCAAACTTCCTTACAGAACAGGGGCGAACACCAAATCATTCACCTGACGAACTTGTCCCTCTGGCGCAGTCCGGTGCGACAGGAGCTACGGGCGGAACAATCACTCAGACCGAGCTAACTTTGCCATCAAAGCAGCCTGATTTCCCCATATTGGCACTGATTGTTAGTGGTGGTCATACACAGCTTGTAATGTTCCGTGACCATGGTGACTTTGAATTACTGGGTCAAACACAAGATGATGCGGTCGGAGAAGCATTCGACAAAGTCGCTAAAATTATCGGACTCCCCTATCCTGGCGGGCCCTCTATAGCTAAAGCAGCACTTAGCGGAGATCCCCATAAGTATTCGCTACCTAAGGCCAAGCTACAAAACACATACGACTTTAGCTTTTCAGGCCTTAAGACAGCCCTTCTAAGGTCCGTTCAGCATGAAACCGGTCATGATTACACGTTTCCTTCACATGCACTTCACATGCTCTTAGACGATGCCATGCGAGCAGATTTTGCTGCCAGCTTCCAGCAAATTGCCGTTGAGACGTTGGTTGATAAGACCGAACGGGCATTTAATGACCACTCCCCTGCCAGTGTTGTCATAGCAGGCGGTGTCGCCGCAAACCAGGAACTCCGCCGCCAACTGCAAGAACGATTACCGTTAAAAATTGAATACGCCCCCATGCAGGTTTGTACTGATAATGGCGCCATGATCGCAACACTCGCCTACTACTATTCACAGACTATGCCCGCGGCTGATCCCTTCGACTTAGAGGTAATA